The Terriglobales bacterium region CCTTGAAGATGTTGCGGCAGTGGTGCGCCCGGGCGGTGATGCGCGTTCCTTCATTAGCGGGATTGCGTGAGTTCAACACCTGCACCGGGATGTCCTTCTGCATCGCAGGGAGCAGCGTGGCCGGGTGCAGGACCTTGGCGCCGAAGTAGGCGAGCTCGGCGGCTTCGTCGAAACTGATGACCTTGATGCGGCGCGCCCCGGGGCAGAGGTTGGGGTCGGTGGTCATCATGCCGTCCACGTCGGTCCAGATCTCGATGAGGCTGGAGCCAAGGCCGGCGCCGACGATGGCGGCGGAGAAATCGGAGCCGCCGCGGCCGATGGTGGTGATGATGCCTTGCGGAGTGGCGCCGATGAATCCGCCCATCACCGGGATCTTCTTCTTCTCGATCAGCGGCTTGACCTGGCGGGCGAGGCGGTCGTTGGTCTCCTCGAAATCGGGGACGGCGCGGCCAAAGCGGTTGTCGGTGACGATGACCCTGGTGGCGTCCACGTGGACGGCATCGATCCCGCGCAGCGAGAAGGCGGCGGCAACGATCTGGCTGGAGATGCGCTCGCCGAAGGAGGCGATGTTGTCGGCGGTGCGGTCAGTGAGCTCGCCGACGGCGGCGATGCCGCGCAGCAGCTCGTCGAGCGCATCGAAGTGGGCCTCGAGCTCGGAGTGGAACTGGGTGAAGACGCCGGTGCCGAGGACCTCGCCGGCGACGGTGTAATGGCGCTCGCGCAGCTCGCGGGAGAGACTGAGGGCGTGGTCGCGGTCGCCGGCGCCGGCGGCGCGGCCCATGGCGAGCAGCGCGTCCGTCACCCTGGCCAGGGCGCTGACCACCACCGCGGGGCGCCGGTCGAGGCGCGAGCGCACGATGTCGGCAGCGCGGGCGATGGCGGCAGCGTCCTGCACCGACGTGCCGCCGAATTTCATCACGATCATTCGAAGTAGCCCTGAACCTTGAGGAGCTCCGCATTGAGCAGGGCCGCGCCGGCGGCGCCACGGATGGTGTTATGCGAGAGCACCGTGAATTTCCAGTCGAGAACCGGGCAGGGACGGAGGCGTCCGACACTGACGGCCATGCCGGCGCCGCGGTCGGCGTCGAGGCGGGGCTGGGGGCGGTCAGGGGCGTCGTCGTACACGATGGGCTGCTCGGGGGCGCTGGGCAGGCGCTTCTCCTGGGGCAGGCCGCGGAAGTCGCGCCAGGCGGCGATGAGCTGGCCGGCGGTGGCCGGTTTCCGGAGCTTCACCGAGACCGATTCGGTGTGGCCGTCCTCGACGGCGACGCGATTGCACTGCGCGCTCATCTTGAAGTCGGCGGGAACGGAGGCGGCGCCGTTGATGGAGCCCAGCATCTTGGGCGTCTCCTCCTCCATCTTCTCCTCTTCCTTGGCGATGAAGGGGATGACGTTGCCCAGGATGTCGAGCGAAGCGACGCCCGGGTAGCCCGCGCCGCTCACCGCCTGCATGGTCACGACGAACACCTGGTCGAGCCCGAAGCGCTTGTGGATGGGGGCCAGCGCCAACGCCAATCCCATGGCCGAGCAGTTGGAGTTAGTGACGGCGAAGCCGCGTGAAGCCCTGCGCCACGACTGGCATTCGATGAGGCGGAGGTGGTCGGGATTGATCTCGGGGATGATGAGGGGCACGTCGGGCTGCATGCGCAGGGCGCTGGAGTTGGAGATGACGGCGCAACCGGCCTGCGCGAAACGGGGCTCGAGCTCGCGGGCGATGGCGGCGTCGAGCGAGGCGAAGATGATGCGCGGGGCTCCCTCAGGCTCGGCGGGCGAAACCGTCAGGCGGGCGACGGGGTCGGGCATGGGCGTCTTGAGACGCCAGCGGGCGACCTGGCCGTACGTCCGGCCGGAGGAGCGCTCAGAGGCAGCCAGCCACGTCACCTCGAACCAGGGATGATGTTCGAGCAACTGGATGAGCCGCTGGCCGACAATGCCGGTCGCGCCCAGGATGCCGACTGCAAGTTTCTCGGACATGGGAATGAAAGATTGATTCTACAACGGGGAAGGAAGCGTCTCACGCCGGGCACCGGCGGGAGGGCGGTGTGGCCGGCGTCACAGGCGGGGGAGCGTGGAATCACACGCCGCCCGGGGGTGGATTTGGTATGCTGCGCCTTCTCCCACTCAAGCCAAAACCGGGCTTGGGTGGGGCACCCGCGACAAGCAGGGAGGAAGCCATGCCCGAGCTACGCCAGAACCGCTTCACCAAAGAATGGGTCATCATGGCCACGGAACGCGCGAAACGGCCGGAGGAATTGTGCGTCAAGCGCGACATCAAGCCGCTGCCGCACTATTCGGAGAAGTGCCCGTTCTGCCCGGGGAACGAGAAGCTGGCGCCGCCGGAGGTGATGCACGTGCCCGACGGCAATGGGTCGTGGCGATGCCGGGTGGTGCCGAACAAGTTCGCGGCACTGTCGCGGGAAGGGCAGCCTACGTTCAACGTGAATCGGTCGAAGCGGACGATGAATGGGGTCGGTATCCACGACGTGATCGTGGAGACCCCGGACCACGCGGCCACCACCGCGCTGCTGACCGACGAACAGGTTGCCGACATCATCCGCTGCTACAAGACGCGATTCGATGAATGCAGCGCGGACCCGCGAGTCGAGAACGTCACCATCTTCAAGAACCATGGCGCCGGCGCCGGTACCAGCCTGGAGCACCCGCACTCGCAGTTGATCGCCACCCCGGTGATCTCCTCGCAGGTGCGCTACCGGCTGTACGAGGCGTTGCGCCACTACGACGAGTTCGGGGAGTGCATGTTCTGCTCGTCCCTGGCGGAAGAACTCGCGGAGAAGACGCGCATCGTGATGGCGACCGATCACTTCGTGGTAGGGGAGCCGTTCGCGTCGGCGACGCCGTTCGCCACCTACATCTACCCGCGGCGGCACATGGCCAGCTTCGGGGCCATCGACCCCAGCGAGATCGAGGACCTGGCGCACGTGCTGCGCACCGTGCTGGCCAAGCTGTACGTCGGGCTGGAGAACCCGGACTTCAACTACACCATCCGCACCGCGCCGCACGAGAACTCGGGCGTGAAGTACTACCACTGGTACCTGAGCGTGATCCCGCGGCTGACGCGGGTGGCCGGATTCGAGTTGGGGTCGGGGATGTTCATCAACACGGTGCTGCCGGAGGCGGCGGCGGAGTTCTTGCGCAACGTGAAGACGGAACAGCTGGCGGCGGCGGGGAAGGGCTAGGACTCACGAGGACAAGGCATTTTGAACCGACAGCCTCTTTCATTTCGACAACTCCGTACAGTTTGGTTGGTCCACCTCGTAGCTGTGCCGTTCCTTATCTGGATTGCTGAATCTATTGGGAAGCCAGACCGTCACATTGGCCTGTGGCACTGGGTCATCGCAGGACTTGCAATTTGGGCCGGATATGGAGGTTACTCAGTTCGCCGCAGGATGATTGCGAATGTTGAGGCTACAAGCAACGGCGGGGATGAATCCAGCGCCGGCAGGAAATGGTCGGCGGCTCAGCTCGTTGGGTTTACGTGCGCCGAAGCTGTTGTCTTATATGGGGTGGTCGTCAGAGCGGTGTTGGGGTCTGCTCGTTGGTTCGCCGTTCTGTTCTACATAACGGGAATTCTGCTCCTGTTGCTGTGGCGTCCCGTCAAGCAACCAGTTTCCATCTCAAGCTGATCGTCTTCGCACCGCATCGTGCGTGTCAGACGAGGTCACCGGCGGTTGCTATACTGGCGCGGATGCTGCGGTCCCTGTTCAAGACGTCGCTGAATCGGCTGCGCGGCGAGAAGATCCTCGAGCAGGACGTCGAGCGGGCAGAGCAGCTCTTTCTCGCGCCTCCCTTCACATCGGAAGTGGCCGCCGCGGTACGACCTATCGCGACACACCTGCCGATCCGCGCCGACGAGCGTTCTCGTCAGCTCCTGCAGGTCACAGCCAACGCAATGTCAGAGCGCGAATATGCGGGCCTGGCGCCGCTCTTCAACGCCATGCCGAAGCCGCGGCGGGTGCTGGAGATCGGGCCGGGACTGGGGCGGTCGGTGGTGTATTTTCAGAAGAAGGGAATCTGGGACGAGCGCGCGGAAGTCCATCTGTACGACGGCAACGGCACCGAGACGAAGTACAAGCAGAAGCATTACGCGCGTCCGCCAAAATGGCCGGATGTATCGTCGTTCTGCGGCAG contains the following coding sequences:
- the galT gene encoding galactose-1-phosphate uridylyltransferase; the protein is MPELRQNRFTKEWVIMATERAKRPEELCVKRDIKPLPHYSEKCPFCPGNEKLAPPEVMHVPDGNGSWRCRVVPNKFAALSREGQPTFNVNRSKRTMNGVGIHDVIVETPDHAATTALLTDEQVADIIRCYKTRFDECSADPRVENVTIFKNHGAGAGTSLEHPHSQLIATPVISSQVRYRLYEALRHYDEFGECMFCSSLAEELAEKTRIVMATDHFVVGEPFASATPFATYIYPRRHMASFGAIDPSEIEDLAHVLRTVLAKLYVGLENPDFNYTIRTAPHENSGVKYYHWYLSVIPRLTRVAGFELGSGMFINTVLPEAAAEFLRNVKTEQLAAAGKG
- the asd gene encoding aspartate-semialdehyde dehydrogenase — translated: MSEKLAVGILGATGIVGQRLIQLLEHHPWFEVTWLAASERSSGRTYGQVARWRLKTPMPDPVARLTVSPAEPEGAPRIIFASLDAAIARELEPRFAQAGCAVISNSSALRMQPDVPLIIPEINPDHLRLIECQSWRRASRGFAVTNSNCSAMGLALALAPIHKRFGLDQVFVVTMQAVSGAGYPGVASLDILGNVIPFIAKEEEKMEEETPKMLGSINGAASVPADFKMSAQCNRVAVEDGHTESVSVKLRKPATAGQLIAAWRDFRGLPQEKRLPSAPEQPIVYDDAPDRPQPRLDADRGAGMAVSVGRLRPCPVLDWKFTVLSHNTIRGAAGAALLNAELLKVQGYFE
- the lysC gene encoding lysine-sensitive aspartokinase 3 — translated: MIVMKFGGTSVQDAAAIARAADIVRSRLDRRPAVVVSALARVTDALLAMGRAAGAGDRDHALSLSRELRERHYTVAGEVLGTGVFTQFHSELEAHFDALDELLRGIAAVGELTDRTADNIASFGERISSQIVAAAFSLRGIDAVHVDATRVIVTDNRFGRAVPDFEETNDRLARQVKPLIEKKKIPVMGGFIGATPQGIITTIGRGGSDFSAAIVGAGLGSSLIEIWTDVDGMMTTDPNLCPGARRIKVISFDEAAELAYFGAKVLHPATLLPAMQKDIPVQVLNSRNPANEGTRITARAHHCRNIFKAIAAKKRITIVDVVATRMLGAHGFLKAIFDVFDKHRCAVDVVSTSEVSVSLTVDSNEAIPAIAADLDQLAYVKYEGRKAIVCLVGENIRGTSGIAAKVFSAISDINVRMISQGASEINITFVIEEDDVPDAVRRLHEMFFSDLDPEVFE